The following is a genomic window from Saccopteryx bilineata isolate mSacBil1 chromosome 4, mSacBil1_pri_phased_curated, whole genome shotgun sequence.
acagaaaagaaatgatcattaaaaaaaaaaaagccatgcctggccaggtggtggcgcagtgaatagagcgtcggactgggatgcagaaggacccaggttcgagaccccgaggttgccagcttgagtgcgagctcatctggcttgagctaaaaaaaaaagctcaccagcttggacccaaggtcgctggctcgagcaaggggttactcggtctgctgaaggcccgcggtcaaggcacatatgagaaagcaatcgatgaacaactaaggagtcccaaagaaaaactgatgattgatgcttctcatctctctccgttcctgtctgtctgtccctatctatctctctctctgactctctctctgtccctgtaaaaaaataataaataataaataaaaaaaaaaaagccataagcACAAATTCCGTTTGGGGTTATCTTTGAGCTTGCTCAGTAGACACCATGAGCAAAGCTCACCCTccggagttaaaaaaaaaaattatggcctgaccaggcggtggcgcagcggatagagcatcgggctgggatgcagaggacccaggtttgagaccccgaggtctccagcttgagagcaggctcatctggtttgagcgcaggctcatctggtttgagcaaaaagctcaccagtttggacccaaggttgctggctggagcaagaggttactccgtctgctgaaagcccgtggtcaaggcacatatgagaaagcagtcaatgaacaactaaggtgtcgcaatgaaaaactgatgattgatgcttctcatctctctccgttcctgtctgtctgtccctgtctatccctctctctgactctctctctgtccctgtgtaaaaaaaataaaataaaaataaatttatggacAAAAAGTTATCATTGAACTTAAATGGTGGCAGACATGTACACGGAATATTGCGGGGGTTTGATCCCTTTATGAATCCTGTGATAGATGAACGTGTGGAGATGGCAACTAGTGGGCAGCAGAACACTGCTGGGATGGTGGTGAGACGAGGAGACAGTATCATGTTAGAAGCCCTGAAACGAGTACAAGGAATGGCTGTTTCCCAGACAAATCACCTGCTTCTACCTGTCCCCTCCACAGCATCTCTTCACTCACACTAGAAAAAGCGAGTCATGTACATTTATCACACTgaacttttgtaaaaaaaaccttttttattgatcaaacaaaaataaaaaactgggaCTTTGCTTTTCTTGCCTCAACTCTAATTATTGAAAATCTACCAAAAATATGACTGTATAATGAATATACCACTGAATCTATAGTTTCTTAGGATTTTGTACTATCTCAGGGTCATTAATTATAAACacaattattgtattgtttgtacTTGACCTAAATCTGTATCATAAATGTTaaccttaaataaataaatcctatcTGCAACGCTAGTATTGGTAAATAACACACTAAAGGTTTATGCCTGGAATTTCTTCTAAGTGGTCAGTATTTTTACAATACCAATTGATAAATATTTTGATGATCATTTCTGTTTTCAGCTTAATTTCTTACATTCCTCTTTCCTCGAGACTTCACATTCTAATACACTCCCCGCTTACACTccaacacttttttaaaaaaaaattccgcTTCCTCCCACTCCTACCGTGATTAAAGGCCGCACCTGGTGGGAAACTGTCAAGTGCTCTAGCCTAGCCAAACCCCTCGCTTTTCCGAGGAAACTTAACAGCAAGGAAAACCAGGCTACAGATACTGCGCAAGCAGGCCTGGAAGGCAGCACCAGAGGCACCCAGGCTTCAGGCTGACTGTCAGGCCGATTCCTGGTATGCCTCCTCTGATGACCGACTGTGGCAAGGCAGTATTTCCCCAAGCACTTTCAGCAGGCTGACCTAACAAAAGGTCCACAATCAGTCAGAATCACCAGAGGTCTGACTCGCTTGGACTGCTTCCCATTCCAACCCCTGAAGTTCTCTGGCTTCTCATAAATTGGCTTTTGGTCTTTTCTTCAGAGCTACCGCCCCTCGGCACTGCGTACATGCAGTGTTCCGTGAGCCTGGCACGAAGTCCCTGACGCCACGCGTACCTGTAAAAAGCGGTCCATGACGGCGACGCACATGTACAGCGTCTCCTGCAGCAGCCTGAACTTGGAGTGGACCTGAACCAGCCAGTCCACCAGGATGGCACGCATTCGGCCGTTTATGTCTCTTCCATCTAAGAAATGCGGACTTATGAATTGCAGAACCTGTGGGTAGAATTAAATTCAAAAAGCTGACCtcggcctgacctgcagtggagcagtgggtaaAAAGCGTCatcctgaaacgctgaggtcgccggtttgaaacactgggcttgcctggtcaaggcacttatgggagttgatgctcttcctccccttatctttctctcccctctctctcccctctctaaagtgaataattaaaatctaaaaaaaaaaaaaaaaaatctttaaaaagctgACCTCAATTCCTTCCCAGTGGTATGGTACATTCCACATTACTTATACAGCCAACACACAAAGGACCACTCACTTCAAGCTGTCTTAGGTATTGGTAGATATCCTTAACGTAGTCGCTGCAGAGCTGAGGGTTCTCCCAATCTTCATTATCAATATCCTCGATTTTGCAGAGCAAAGCATCAGAGAAAGCTTGACAGAGGTTCTCTTCCTTCATGGAGATATCGTCAGGGGTGGGAGAAGGACCCTACATTGAGAAATTAAAGCACATCACAAATCACAAATACAACTGGTTTAAAAGTATCACATGCGTTTTTGAAACATGTTAAAGccaaaacaaatactgtatttttcgctccataagacacacctagggttttaaggaggaaaataagaaaaaaaatattctgaaccaaatggtgtgttaaaatattcaataaaatacggTATTTTTCACTgcataagacgcacaggcatttccccctccacttgggggggggtgcgtcttatggagcggaAAATACAGTAAATTTCAGAGTAAGAGGTGAATAATTCATGATATAATAGATGAAGTTTTTAGACATATACTTCTCTATTTAAAACTCTCTAATTTCACTCAAAGTGAAAACTAAGTCCTCAGAATAGCCTCTGGGCCTGCATGATGTGGGCCTCCCCCTTTCCTTGCTGACCCGTCTCCTGATTCTCTCCAGCCCCCTGGCCTCCCTCCTGCAAACAGGCTCCCTCTTCTCAGAATGCTCTCGTCCCTGTATCCACATGGCAATTCTCTCACCTTCATCAAGTTTgtttaaatgtcaccttctcagtgacATTTTATCCTATTTAAAATGAACATATCTGCTTTCTATTCCCCccacacatacattttatttctctgtgttttctCCATATAACCTATAACCTTCAATATATGATAAGAGTTTACTTAGATGTAGTGTGTATTATTTTCTGTCCACCTCTGCTAGAATGTAAACTCTATAagcttacatttatttaaattgattttgtccacTAATGATCTCAAATACCTATATCATCCCTAACACACATTACGtccttgatatatatttattaaaagaaacttAAGACACCTGTGTTCAGAGATTCCCAGAGCTGACAGTTCACTTTAGCAGTAGCCTCTTTTCTTCTCATCAACTAATTTAGTCTAAACTAAGAAAATATATGGCAACTAAAAAGTAGaaaatcacatttcttttttttttttttttttttgcatttttctgaagctggaaacagggagagacagtcagacagactccctcatgcgcccgacagggatccacccggcacgcccaccatggagcgatgctctgcccaccagggggcgatgctctgcccatcctgggcgtcgccatgttgtgaccagagccactctagcgcctggggcagaggccaaggagccatccccagtgcccgggccatctttgctccaatggagccttggctgcgggaggggaagagagagacaaagaggaaggcgcggtggaggggtggagaagcaaatgggcgcttctcctgtgtgccctggccgggaatcgaacccgggtcctccgcacgctaggccgacgctctaccgctgagccaaccggccagggcagaaaatcaCATTTCTAAACAAGTCTACAaccaataattattttatgttgacaggatgattatttattttttttttaaatcacatgcattaaaaatatattaagttaaAACAAGTGCTTAGTAATGAACTATAAATAaaccattactttttaaaagaatgggAGGTAGTTCTCAAAGTAAAACCTAACAGAATTGCTGGGCTATAAAGAATATGTATTAAAGTAATAAAgtatagaaaggaagagaaggctgTATAATAAacaattttgattgattttgatTGACATTAAAGCTCAATAATTATAGTTTCCAAACTTAGAGGAGGAtaaaacaatagcaacaaaataTACATAGCAATTCAAAACAGgcctttccctcttaaatcaaaGTTATTAAGCTGAGGAAGGGCGAGGAGAACAAGAAGCATGCTGCTAGGCATGCTATTTATTCAAGATTTCAGAACCTCAAGGGGCTAGAATAAGAAATGCTTGGGGTACCCAAGAGAAACTTAGGAAAGGTTGTCAGAAAGGGGAAGACCTTCAGGAAAATAAGTAGGCAAAAGGTAAGCCAATACAAAGTCCGTGGGGAAGCCAAGAGATAAAGGGGCTACCCACTGGCTTGGGATGGCAGGAGATAATTTAGAATTTCTAAACTGCAGTCCTTTTGGACTCCAACATACTTATTCTAAAATCCTTTCTAAGATCCCACTCATCGTGCAGGTGGCAGCCTAAGCCCTAGGAACCAATGGTGCAACCCTCTGTCCAGTAGGTGCagcatgtaaaatttaaaaacggTATCAGCTAGTACCTAGGTTAACTGGCATAAACTTTTGAATGACAAAATCAGCCTGACATATAAAATCTTCAAGTTAAATGAGCAAATGAGTTCTGGGGGCTGTCAGAGACAACTGAAAAGTCCCATCAGAAACAATGAAGATGTGAGATTTTGCTGAACTCGAGAAAACTCCTGTTTGATTAGGAGCTCAGTGGAGTGTGAATAAAAGCTACTAAAGTTCTCCAAGTACCAATATTGAATGAGTTGGGTCTGTGGAGAGAATGATTAATATTGATAAGCAAAtaaattgctcacaaaaattaggggatatgccctggccggttggctcagtggtagagcatcggcccagcgtgcggaagtcccgggttcgatccccggccagggcacacaggagaggcgcccatctgcttctccacccctccccctctccttcctctctgtctctctcttcccctcccacagccgaggctccattggagcaaagatggcccgggcactggggatgactctttggcctctgccccaggcgctagagtggctctggtcgagacagacagagcgacgccccgataggcagagcatcgccccctggtggacatgccgggtggatcccggttgggcgcatgcgggagtctgactgcctccccgtttccagcttcaaggaaatgaaaaaaaaataggggatatttcaaagatGACTATGAAGcgacaaaatatcccctaatttttgtgagcagtataaatactTACACAACTCTTGGTAAAACAGAGATCCTTCATCTACTAAATTTATGATGCCAAACATCATAAATCAATGTCAATTAAGTGCAACAAGGAAAGACTCCACGTAAATCTTTATTCTGACCTGTTCATGATTCGTAGCAGTGAGTGTATACTCATAAACACATAGGCACACACAAGTGTAGACAGGCAAAACCAGTGACCGTGATTGGCTTTAGGGAATGCAATATGCAATGGAATGGAATCTGAGGGAGAATAGTAAAAATGAAGTGACCTTTTTGGTTCTGTGTACTCTATGTATTTCTGCATTGTGTGCCTCTTTTTTCTGGACAGagatagagaatcagagagagggacagatagggacagacaggaagggagagagatgagaagcatcaactttttgttgcagctccttcattgttcattgattgctttctcatatgtaccttgactgggggctacagcacagcgagtgaccccatgctcaagccagcaatcttgggcctcaagtcagcaaccatggagtcatgtctatgatcccacgcttaaaccagcaaccctacactcaagctggtgagcccgtgctcaagctggcgaccttggggttttgaacctgagccctctgtgtcccagtccgacgctctatccactgcaccactgcctggtcaggctgcattgtgTGCTTTTTTATGGCTGTTTCTTGGGTAATTAAAATGTGAACAGTTGTGCTTATTAcccttttatacatatattttgtattaGGGAAAGAGAGATCATAAAACATTCTTCTATTTGAATACTGGTTATCTCTAACTTTACTGTTGAAATCCAATATGTAAATCTAAAACCTAACCTCAGTTTCTAGCTGCACCTGCCCTAGTACACTTCCTAAACTTGCATCTATCCCTTTTACAGTACATTACAGCATACATACGGCATGCTTTCACTCTGACTTTCTGAATTGATTGGGAGCTGGCTTAAAGACAAAGTCAGTGGTTCATACAACTTGTTTCCCCAATGCAAACTACTCCTTGTTTGCCAAAGCTTCATTACTCATCAAAAGACGCTCTTTTCTCCAAAATTTATAGAATAAGCCCCTGTCAATTCCTGTGAATAGCCAAACCCTTTCAAGGCCACAGCCAGGGCCCTTGGTGATTCAACTGCTTCATTTGCTATCAGAAAGAGGGGACAGAATGAATTTGATTAGAGGTCTGGAAACATCTGCCTTCATGAAAGCTCATGGTATAAGCTTTCCAGGGCTCACTGCTGTCCGACACCCTGAGCGCGACTGGCATTTTAAACCCCTGTAGAGATTGGCTGTAAGGCCCAGCAATGACTGCGGATGGAGCAGAGGACAGAGCAAAGGCTGACCAGACACAGGTAAGCAGAGGGGCTAATCCACCAAGAGGTGGGGCGACTCCTACACTGTGAACTTCATGGTCTCTTCTGTACTGTTCTTCAGAGAAGAGTGACTTGGAATTGGAAACAATTATTGTTCATTAATCCCTGATGTCTTCTAAAACTAAAAGCACACTTCAATCACTGAAATGATTTTATATGAACTGAGCTACAGTCCATAATTCTTTATCTGAAAAACAGTGGCCTTAATTTTTCAGGAAGCTAGAGAAAAATTGAGTCAGCcaaaaagataaagaatgaagGGAACTCAAAGAGTGGGGTTCTGAAGGAAATGtctcctttgttttgttcacaactttttggttttatttttcttttgcctttttactTCTTCAATTCAAACAGTAATATGTAcctatgttaaaaatgaaaatcaatctTAGGCCCAACATAATACTCGAAAATAACAACCATCAATATTTTGCATATAAACACAAATTTCAAAAGCAAATTTGGGGTCCtgagtggttggctcagtggtggtgggattcagccagttcagtagaaccaatacctaatttttgttgagtttggcaaaccggttgttaaattggcacttgtaattagagttctctctaaagtgggtgcatgggcagccgcccaatgtggaaatcacagatttacattccttactcttttttaacattcatctatgTAATGGCATATTCTAAGAGCCTGTAGTAAtgttctgtccataggtgaaaaaaatttgatagaaCTATGCTtgtgatatttattcatttcataaaactcattatacctttgatgaaatactacatgttacttccctcatgtttgttacttcagtaaacaaacatatcaggtaaagagaaaaagtaccaAACAACCAAGAaatgacaagctgtcattggaaatatcttaaataacagttttattggggttttttggtcaggtatatattttttcattaatattttaaactttcttataacataatctagttttatttaccttttattattcttatttaagtattaaatgcatgaaataataaactacctttcagtatatcaattttttatatttaaaacagtcattagaggccctggccagttggctcaacggtagagcgtcagcctagcgtgcggaggacccgggttcgattcccggccggggcacacaggagaagcgcccatttgcttctccacccctccgccgcaccttcctctctctctcttcccctcccacagccaaggctccattggagcaaaaatggcccgggcgctggggttggctctgtggcctctgcctcaggcgctagagtggctctggtcgcaacatggcgacacccaggatgggcagagcatcgccccctggtgggcagagcgtcgccccatggtgggcgtgccgggtggatcccggtcgggcgcatgcgggagtctgtctgactgtctctccctgtttctagcttcagaaaaaaaaaaaaaaaagtaaaacagtcattaggacagaaaaccagttgttaaattatttaaattccaccactgggttggctcagcagtagagcatctgtcCAGCATGGGAaactcctgggttcgattcctagtcagggcacacagaagaaatgaccatctgtttctctacccctcccttctctctctttcttcctctctcaaatcaattaataaaaataatttttttagaaaagaaaatttgggccttaccaggcagtggctcagtgcatagagccagactgggatgcagaggacccagatttgagaccccaaggtagccagcttgtgCCCACgctaccagcttgagtgtgggctcaccagcgtgagcccgaggtcgctggattgagtgtgggatcatagacatgaccccatggtcactggcttgaagcccaaggtagctggcttgagcaaaaaggggTCACTAAGTTCTGCTGTATTGCCCCCCCCAtcaagcacataggagaaagcagttaatgaacaaccaaggagccacaatgaagaattgatgcttctcatctgtctccgttcctgtctgtctgtccctatctgtccctctctctgtctgtcaaaaaaaaatttttttaaagcaaatttgggGTTTCTCTGCATCATATTGTATAACAGTCTGACTTTTTTCTAATGTCCCATGCATTTTAACATCTTTAAGTATTCTATTAAAACATGATATTTATAGCATTTCACTAAATGGATTTAATTGATCTCCTAATAATAGGATATTTCTCTATTATATGAAATATTCTTtgcaacattattttaaaaacctcaaCTGTATCTCTGATCATTTTCTTAGGATAAAGTTTTTACAACAGACATACTAGGTATGGAGAATAACCATATACTGTCAAATGGCCCTCCTGAAATGTGGGAGGAGCCATATTCAGTCACCCATACAAAATGCTTTGTAATAATCAAGAGCTCAAGGTATGAAAAGCTGTTTTGGGTTAGGCATTTAGGAGGCTACTGGAAACATACCAGGAAAGGACCATTAATGGGAGGTCAATCTTAGGTATTTGCTCTGaactttatttgattttttattattattactattattgttattattttagagagagagagacaggaagagagaaagagagggaggagatgagaagcatcaacccacagttgcatttctcaaatataaccaatgttttacttttaaagttttcataCAACGCTATATATCTTTGAGCTGGAAAGAGCAAAGTAGTTGTATGCTCAGCACCTACAACAGTGCCAGTTTGACAGTAATTACATGAATGTATGTAATCTAGAAAGAACAGTGTGCATAAACGTAAAAATGGTGGAAGGGGAAcgagctgagccaaccagtcacaGAAACCAGTTTATCAGCCCAGAATGTTGGCATTATCTTATTCTTTCATGAGTGTGGGTTTCAGAACTGTGAGTTTTCACAGCCTTCATGGGcaagttccttctttttttaaattttattatagattttagagagaggagagaggagggagagagagagagagaaagggggggagtgggaagcatcagctcgtagtagttgcttctcttatgtgccttgaccaggcaagcaagcctgaggtttcaaaccagggacgtcagcattccaggacaatgctttatacATTGTGTCAGCACAGGTCAGGTGCAAGTTCATTCTTATGgtgtattatttaataaaacctACCAAATTTCATTCTTAGATCACTAAATTTATTTGGCTATTAAGGTAATTAACTTTGTTATTCAAGgtcataaatattaaattaaggtATCATCCTTAAAAAGGTTTATatgttaaaaacataataaaaaagtaaaaattttaaaaacaggtgTATATATTAATTTCCTACAGTGTTGTTTCAAGGTAGAGCTCTAGCTGTGAATGTTTGTCAAAAGATGTAATatgaaagaaaactagatagaaggtgacagaggacaatctgactttgggtgatgggtatgcaacataattgaatgacaagataacctggacttgttatctttgaatatatgtatcctgatttattgatgtcgtcccattaaaaaaataaaattagcctgaccaggcagtggcgcagtggatagagcatcggactgggatgtggaaggacccaggttcgagaccccgaggttgccagcttgagtgcgggctcatctggcttgagcaaagagctcgccagcttggacccaaggtccctggctctagcggggggttgctcggtctgctgaaggcccgcggtcaaggcgcatgtgagaaagcaatcaatgaacaactaagaagtcacaacgcgcaacgagaaactgatgattgatgcttctcatctctctccgttcctgtctgtccctatctctgcctctgtaaaaaaataaataaataaataaattcaaaatctaaaaaaataaaattatttaaaaaaaaaaagatgcaatatGGAAAGAGGCACCTTGCAGTCTAGCCCAAAACAGGATGCTTCACTAAGTAAGACTGTAAATTCATACCATCCTACCTTAGGAGCCAACGTTTTCATCTGTACTGGTCTCACAGAAGCAACAGGTTTCAGCTGTTTATTGACATCTGTTGTTTTGGTGGGCTGAACAGGCACTTTGGGGTTTGGAGCTTtctataaggaaaaagaaatgtaaataggGCAAGACTGCCAATGTTGCCCCCAGTGGGCACACATGCAGTCCTCATGGCTGTTACCTTAGCTACTTgtgtggctctggttgtaacttTATTTCCAATTTCTTCTAAAACTGTTCGCCGGAGTGTCACATGACTCTTCGTTTTAGAATTAACTCCTGTTTCATTATTCTCCAAATCAGTggacacctaaaaaaaaaaattaattaagagttgaacccaggttggaaatcccaaggttgccggcttgagcaaggggtcactggcttggctggaaccctctggtcaaggcacatatgagaaagcaatcagtgaacaactaaggtgtcataactatgagttcatgctccTCCCTCATCTctttcactcaaaaaaaaaaaaaaagagttgagcctgatcaggtggtggcgcagtggacagagtgtcgaactgggatgccaaggacccaggttcgagaccccgaggtcgccagcttgagtgcaggctcatctggcttgagcaaaaagctcaccagcttggacccaaggtcactagcctgagcaaggggttcctcagtctgttgaaggcccatatatgagaaagcaatcaatgaacaactaaggtgtcgcaacgaaaaaaaaaaaagagttgagacAATTTAAAATACTTGACTAATGTCAGATATCTAAATTCAGAATTGCTTTAGGAAAGGTTAATATGCTGAAATCTATTGACAAGAGAAAAAAGGTACATTTCAGGAAATCTGTAAGTACTATTTGTGTTTGATAACATCTTTCTAAATTAGGCAGATCACTCATCTaccttatctgaaaaataaaaaaatttttaaaaactcatgaaGAGTTTAACAGATAAGTGATTATTTCTCATATAGCACCCATGCAACTTCTTAGAAAGCCCTATATATTAAAGGTATCTACAGTATTTAAATATCTTCCTTTACAAAGGTCAGTAATAAGTGCAATTaagatacaatattaaaatattatataacagGTCTGGCTGTTTAAAAAATCAGATGTTAAAAACCTAAACTAGCCTGACCGGTGGAGGTAAGAGCATTGACATAGGATGCTGGCATCCCCA
Proteins encoded in this region:
- the LOC136333894 gene encoding small nuclear ribonucleoprotein G-like — translated: MSKAHPPELKKFMDKKLSLNLNGGRHVHGILRGFDPFMNPVIDERVEMATSGQQNTAGMVVRRGDSIMLEALKRVQGMAVSQTNHLLLPVPSTASLHSH